The Octopus bimaculoides isolate UCB-OBI-ISO-001 chromosome 1, ASM119413v2, whole genome shotgun sequence genome contains the following window.
aTGGATGTCCTAAACTGACTAGTGGGTTGACAGGAAAAGATTCAGTCCATTTGCTTAGGCTATTCCATATTTTCAGCTCAAATTCTGTCATTCATCTTTTgatagttgatgaaataagtatcagtaatacATTGATTGAATTAACTATATATCTCTCCTACAAAAATTGGCTATATGTTATGCAAGAATTAATAAGATTGAATCAATGATAAAATCTTAATGATAACTCAGAACTGTTTTTTTATAGATATCATAtcccaataaatatattaaaaaatgacaTGCAAGCATGGGTGTATAAAAGGTGCAGTGAAATCACAAGCAAGCTGACAAAGAAGGACTTTATGTACAATAGGTTTACAAGAGTGGTTAGCAGTTAGAATACCCAAGAAATGAATTCTTTCAAATTCTCAGAAGGCTCAGTAGAAGTAGgtaatagtttctgttacctaaatCACTTGATTAGTAATGGAGGTTAGTACTTCAAAAGCAAGGCAGCTAACATTAGAAAGGGGTGAAAACAATTCAAGGAGCTATGAAGTCTGCTAACAACAAAAGTATTATTTCTAAGCAAATGGCAGATTGTATGATTCTAGTGTATGAAGTGCAATGTTGCATGGTAAAATAATTGAATGAGAAGAATATGTAAAGGCTGGAAAGAAATTAGACAAGCATGCTCCATTGGATATGTAATGCTAGTGTGTATGAATAGCAGaatacaaatgagctgagaggaaAAACTAGACATAGGAGCTATCATATCTAGTTGCAACAGACAGCTTGGCTTGTAAGATCATATGATAGGTAAAAAGAATAACAGTTGGATAAAGAAGTGTCAAATGACACAAGTTGAAAGAACCTGTGGAAAGGAAGACCAAGGAAGGCAGAAAGAATGCTAAGCCTCATAAATAGGATGACTGACAAAAGAGTACAAGTATTgaagaagacctgttgaactcATACATCCATGGTGAATTtctatcataatcattatcatcatcaattttattttcacttttcatgttggcatgggttggatgacttgtcATGATCTGAATCAAATCTTATTCACTCTTCAAGATGGATCAGAAGATCGTTTCTAATCCAAAACTGTCTATTTTTGAAATGGTTTCTATAGCAAGATACTATTCAGAACCCCAACTACTTTTCAGAATGTATTAGGTGCATTCTATTGTAACACCAGTGCTATAGAGGCAATCATGTCTTTGGACAGACTAAAAGACCTCATTCATTTGCTAATCACTTTGcagggtgcattttattgtggtatGAGAACTCTTGAGATTGTATTGTGTGCTGTAAGGCTAAAGAATCATCAATACACTATGATGTCTGCACTTGGCAAGATAACATGACTGAGAGAGTGAacaaaagagagaaggggagcaAGAGTATAATGGAGGAAAACAGTGATTGGTGTGAGATGATGGTGGAAGAGGGAATAATGGAAGTGATACAGCAAAAGTATGATAAGAGAGTACAAAATGACCATTCAGTGGATTGCAAAGAGGGTACATGGGGGTGGGGTAGCCATATGGGTGACAGAGATTAGAGATAGAAAGATGAGAGGATATCAAATAGCATGATGGGAGAAACAAAGTTTGAACAGGGAGATTagtgatcatcataatcatcatcatcatcatcgtttaacgtccgctttccatgctagcatgggttggacgatttgactgaagactggtgaaccaggtggctacatcaggctccaatctgatttggcagggtttctacagctggatacccttcctaacgccaaccactccgagagtgtagtgggtgcttttacgtgccaccggcacgaaggccagtcaggcggtaagtGAGATGAAAGGATATTAGAACACAATAGGTGAAATAAAGTGATGATATAGTGGATAAGAAAGAGGGTGAGTGAGGAGAGGATGAATAACAAAGAGATAAGGCAGAGATGAGAAGATATCAAAGAGAAGACGGAGGATTAACAGGGAATTTATTGAGCAATAGGCAGAAATGCAAGGGACATAAGATGGAGTCTTAACAGGGTATATTGGGCAACAGgctcaaatatagatatatatctttcagccgccatcattaccattattttaacatttattacaCCATGTGTAATACAAGCAAATGGGTTTTCTCTAACACTGCATGTTGCTAATTAATGTGATCCTTTGAATGATAAGCCTCTTTTGTGAGGCTCATCATCCAAAGATCAGTCTTCTAGCACAACAACAccagaggagggaaagagaaggggaggaggaggaggaggcagtgaCAATGAGgaagcaaatacaaataacagataaataaaataacttaccAAGGTGGATATATTTGGACAAGTGATCCAACAGAGAGTTTCAAATCATTTGCTTTATTATAGCTAAACAATACTGTGCAATGGCTGTTATTTGAGTTTGGTATCCACTCTTTTTTCTCAGAATAGGTTCCTGGAACACACATGGCATTAACTATACCATACTGGTGAGTTATTTTCTCTATAGATACTGTTAGCATTTCAGAACAACCTATTCAATAGAAGAAACAAGaatattttctgcaataaataaaccaaataatGTTGATAGTCATAAAGTAACAAATGTGTGAAAAGGTAAAAAATTTCAAAGAcaagtatataaaatacatttttattacaggaaaataaaaataacttataaCTAAGCATGTTTTGCTTCCTTCACTATGTCTTAGATTAAATAAAGTTAATTTCTTCCTTCTAAAAATCACTCACATGATGACTATCAGTTATATTATAGATACCAAAAATTTACTAAGTGTACCATAACAATTTTCTACTAACTTGATGCATATGGCATATATTAACCATTCAATGAGCCAATAGGGTAGCTTTACACAGTTACTcattctactagaaatagcaaccaaattgccTTCCAATCACACTCAagtattttaaccctttaacagcaaaattaaatttcaaggttattccagtaataatgttaaatacctaaacccccccacacacacacacacacaccactcccAAAAATATATAGCATTGGTATTTTCTACAAGTCACATTGTCTCAATAAACTCGACAATATCTCaatagaaaatagtttcaaatatgacattcctcaacaaaagccAGACTGGTACATAAAACTGCTTTGTacagttaagggtaatgaaatttgaGTGGGTGTATCTGCTTTCTGTAGTAAAATAGATATTGTCTACTGTATTACATACActgaaaaaaagatagatagccATGGCTGAGATAACTTTGATCCTAGGCCTGTTCTACTGACTGACAcagaggctaaacaataacaactaatcATTTATAttgttcaaaaagaaaaaaaatccatttgTGCCATCCAAAAGATTCATGGAAGACCAATTAAATGTTTCCCAACATCAATGAATCTAAAAGCAACCTAAAAAATTATGCCTGCTCTAGCACTGCAAAATACCACAAAACTAAAGCAGTGAAAATTGTGAACTAGAAAATAGTACATATTCTTAAAAATATATCCATTATTTCCTTCTTTAGCAGCTTTTAAATCAGTATCAATATAGCAAAATACTTCACCCAGCccaacaaatatttttaacatgAGGTAAAGAGAAacatagtgaaataaataaataccactcAATTTGCTATTCTGTTGGTAGTACCTAATATTAGAATCTACTCTTGATCGAGCTTGGAAACGTAACAATTTAGCTGCAAGACCATTACTGAAATTTAAAAGTAACACAaaggaagaaaattataaatggattaataatggaagaaaataaagaaatgaagagctACTCAGAAATTTCTGACTGAAGTAGATTTCATTTGTTAAAGTAAATACTTTCTAAGTccaaaataatatacatttaaCATTTAATAATTTCACAATGATACAGTGCTCTGAAGCATCTAACAAGCCAACAAGAGATTCTTTACATCAGGCCTGGCCAATTCAAATTACGTTgcaggccactttaatcacagaaaggttTTTGAGGGCTACTTGTATACTTCCCTATCATGTATGAAGACTTAATTGACTGAAATAAATCCAACTTGTTATAAATAGATCCTACTGATTCAGTGTAAACTGTTTACTTCTAGATCAGTAtcttaaatcttttatttgtttcagtaaatcAACTGTGGCCACAAAATTTTGTTTGCTTCAGTGTACCTTacacaaaaaaattttcaatcTCATCTCATCAATCTGAAATTAGCAGTTAAAAAAATTACTCAGCTCCAACAATAggcaaatatacaaatttatcaaagccattttatttatatgacagtatcagaaaatggatataaacattgagaagagaaataaataagtatgtTATTTACCAAAAGTTAGAATAACTTTTGTTAATGGTTTAAATCCTATTTGCTGTATTCAGTGCAGTAATCTAGAGCTCAGAACAAATTAAGTGAATCAATTTGTCTTTTCTCAATCAAGATTTACTCAACATAGAAAACTAACTCAAAGTATCCACATAATAGAAAAAGGTAGTTGCATAACACTAACCTGATATATTTACgcttcttttttgctgaattatGCTCTGATATTTCTGGTTGAATCTTAGTGGGTTCAGAAACCTCTCCTTGATTTTTCATAGGAGTAGATACTTCTATAATTTCAACCCAATTACTAGCCTTTTTGCGTATCTCAGTCTGGGAATTTTGAGTAGATGAGCTCCAAGAAGATATTCCAATTTCAGGAGAGATATCAGAATTcgttgtctgaaaaaaaaatatatgtgcgtgcatatgagcatatgtttatatatgtaagtacatatatgtttatgaaaaaGGGTCAAGagtaaagactcccttcagtcatgaatgaccatgggattgcacctagaaattccTCTCTacagcacaagtccaggcaagattatttatggaagaccagcagtcacctatgcataaGATGAAGTAGTGCATCAAGCATGTGAAAGTTGTGCTGCTTGAAAGATGAAATGattcagaaatgaaatgaaagggaCTAAGTTGTACAGCAAACTCACAGAAACCATGTCagaatggaaaaatggatattaaatgaaagATTATGATAAcgattgttgtgatgatgatgatgatgatgatgatgatgttgatggcttGGTAGTAATATCAGTGGCGATGATAATAAAAGTGACAATAATAAAATTTGACCATTCTAATTAAAATTTAGCACATTAGTTAAAAaaacttacatttttctttttagaagGAGGTGGTGATAATTCTTCAATGGAATTGATTTCTTCATCTGAAGGAAAATCTTCAATAGCGACACCACTCTAGAAATATGGATATAAATGAGAATATAGAGTAAGAACAAGGCAATATCATAAAAAACTAAACTAGAACACAAAAGAGGTAAGTTTACTGACCCAAACACCCAGTTAAAAATCACCAGCTTTAGCAAAATTTACTTTGCTATCAACAGAGAAGCTAAATGCTTGATATATTATCGACCCACATCTTTCCAGCAAATATTGAGGTTGGACATTCAAGCTTCAACCTTTCCAGTTTGAAGAGGGCTTTCAAAGTTCAATGAGCATTACAAGTTCTGACAAACTTGTAAAAAGAAAGTTGGACAATTTTCAGTAAATCAATTGAATGACCTGATTTGAAAGGTAgaactttaatattttatacattttgtaataAATGTCATAAGAAACAATTCAAGAATAAATAATGtctgtatctgtgcatgtgtatgtgtgtgacttggCATAGAGTAGATATGAGTTAAAATCACATTAGGTTAAACTTAGTCTTAATATATTTTGGGTAGATACAGCCCCACCAATATACtgaaataaacaatcaaatttaTAAAGGATGCAAGTGACTTAACTATTGTTTTATGTCAGAAGTTAAAAGAAACAAGTGAATATCAACTGTTTAGACAAGtcaatttctttttacttcttatataaataaaacaaatattcataattaCTTGGTATTGAAAATTGCTTGTATTAGTTGTTGACACAGTTTTAATAtggctttcttctttctgtttctcttgttgATCTACTAAACTGGTAACTGAGATTTCATTACTGGGCAATTTACTACTTTCAtaatcttctttctttattccaaAATTACAAATCAGGTTCCTTTGTACAGTTTTTCTGATTTTCTCGTGTTTGACACTAACAAGAGAATTACAAAATGCAATTGAAAATACATGACAAAGTTTACTTTGAGCAAGGAGAAAGCTTCTGCATGGATGCTCAACCTGTTAGATAGAGTTTGAAAATGTCCTCAATTCACAGCCACACCTTAAAtcaagaaatatatgtgtgtgtgtgtgtctctctctctctctctatatatatatatatatatacacagacatgcaggatgtaaatagacacctttaattttcaaaatcttttatttaatacacaaAGCGAACAATTAAAATGTAATGTCTATAATTCAACTGGATGTTactttaacatgtatgcaaagtttcgtcgagattggttcactggtgtaggcagcaagatggtaacagacagacggatagacagatcaGACAGAAATTaccatttatgtattatatatcatcatcatcatattgcaTCCAGTTTCCATGGAGACaggggttggatgctttgaccagATCCAGCAAACTGTAGGGCTGTGCCAAGCTCCAGTATCAGCGTTAACATGTTTTCTAcacctggatacccttcctagctCAATCATATTACTatgtgtactgggtgatttttttcatgccactggcacttgTGAGGTTTGACAATTAAGGTGCAAGAGAGAAAAGAAcaggaaagaggaaaaaatcccaccaccatcatccttatGCTTTGGCAGCTTACCTTGTTGCTTATCTTTACAAATGAATTACAAAAAGTAAGAGAATGACAGTTATGAATAAATTAGTACTCTTACTTGGCTTGATCATTAATATTAGTGGGCCAGCAGAAGTTAGATGATGTTTTACCAGTCAATTTTggcagtttttcttttgtttttgttaaacgTTTGGATGAAGGTATTAATTCACAATTTGATTCTTCATCACTGGAACTCCATATTATATCCTCTTGATTTAATTCTGAAATAcgatgttttattcattttactaaatatGGCATTATTAAGTAAGCTTATTAAACTGagcacaaaaattaaatatatttactcaaaACAGGTGTATAACTTGATAGCAGACATAATTAACACCAGTttcagacaaaacaaaaataggcCCATTGACAGGACATTCTATATTATAGTAGCAGTCTGCCATGCTTGTGCTAAGTGAATAACAAATTATCTTACGGATTTAAATtagtatagaaaaataatagtagAAATTATAGCATATAATTTAAGGAAACAGAATGGCAGGTACCGTGTAGTCTTATAAAAAAATGCAATTATCTGATAAATAACTGATATATGGCACAAGACCCTTCAATAGGTCTATTTCTCCTTTCTGTCTAAAGTGGAGCCAATAATATCAAATACATTAACATTGTGGTTAATTCATAAGCTGCTGAACTTGTAGACTATATAGATCTTTAAAATAACACAGTACAAACCAATGATGAAACTTCTGTGCTATTACTCAAACTGCTACGAATAGCAGCTATCCACCCATTAAATTCACCATCTTGAAAAATGAAGAACACActtgataatgtagttctagaaacACTAAGTCtggaaaaaagacaggatggtcacagctggatctactttgatcataggtctgcttaaaAAGTGAAGATCTAGGACAAGCAACAGTAACAAATAGTTGTGTCTGTTCACAACATCTTTCATAGTAATCAAAATGTGACTGGATTTCATGTCCTAACAAACagaattgagagagaaagagtgagattagTATGTGTGTAATCTTAGTCTAAAATAACTGAGCAGtcagttcttttttttacataaattaggtaagaaactacatatatattaatacacacacacataaatacatacatatacacacacaaacataccttcatacaaacatacataactatataaacatatgcaaataaataaatacatacatgacataaatatactgacaaatataactatgcacatacatacacacttagataactatatttacatacattcacacacacatatatttatatggtgaAAGTCAACTCTTGCCACTGCTTAACTGACGGCCATTCTTAAAGAGCAGAGCAATGGAAAATGCTGTCATCTGGGTGACACGAACCAAGAAACTACAGTTTTTCACTATTAAGCTAATGATGATTACTTATCAAAGATCTATTATCTGTTTGTGGTTCTTATGCATGAAATCAATAACAGTGAATGCATGGTGCACAGAACTACATTCACTTTCCAGAGAGAACAGCTTTCCTCCCAATGGCCCAAGATTGATTAAGATGGCCAGAAACAATGATTATTAGGTTTTGCATCAGTTTTCTTCAATTACACAGATATTTTGATAAGAACTAGTGCTCTGCTACTCTTAAAGGGTCTTATTGCATACTCATCCATCATCTTGCGTATTTCTGTGTCACTGTGCACTTTTACTAGATAGTCATTAACcctatttcatccatctttccaACAGGTCATATTCCATCCTGCCTAGATTCTAGCAATCCTCCATGCTCGGATATGTGAAGCACCAGTTTAGTTGTCAGTGACCCAACCACGTCACAGGCTTGTATTGGAAATCAAGACTTGCAATTTTTATAAATCATGTAGATAtggagaaaaaggaaattaaactGGTGAGGATTATGATTACATTGATATGATGTTAGCAGTAATCAACTGCTTTAACAAATTATATGACTTACCTATACTTTCTTCAAAATCTTTATGTTCAGAATTCAAAGAAACATTctgtgcttttttcttttttctgctgtGTTTAAAAGTAGTCAAGTGAGCAAAATCATCTCCACATCGTTGCCAGTCTTTTTCACTATGGCAACCTTTTTGCAGCATACTAATGTTTTTTGAGTCAGATTTTTTAGGAGATGAATCATCTTCAATATCAAAGTCCTCATCAGAACTTTCCTGCAAAATGGGACAATGaaatcatattaaatttattatttaatatatatattagttgttattcaaaagttatttttaaatgaatatttttaccGAAGTTAGTATTgctgtcatatatattttttaaatgatcaGAGTTGCAGCATTCCATCATCTAATGGATTAacattatttgtttgtaatgtaTCTTTTATTCATGCAGTGGAAACCTAAGCAAAGTATAGGATAGGGTTAATAAAAACTTATACATTTATAGTTATAGTAAAACTATAGGAGAGGAGGCTTGAAAGTTAGAGGAATAACACTTTCTTActgatatataatagaaatattttttataactcacaaaacaaaaaaaacaaaaaaaattaactttccaGAAACTTTTTAcaatatcatatttaaaaaaagattatatcaagtctacaaatttagtttaaACAGGTTTGCATCTCCTTTGATTATGATTTACTTAATAACATATGTTAATATTGCAGATTCAGAAGTTTTACTATATGCAGTTGCCAAAGATTTATGAGATTGCTGGTTCTCAAAACGAAATCTATAGTTTTCTATAGGTAATCATCAGAGAAGCTAATTCCCTAATCAACAGTCCACTGCAGCTCAGAAGTTATGCATTTTCTCCTAACATGATCTGAAAGGACTAGAGCTAGAGACGTTCCTAACAGATCAAGTTCAGTTTTTAGATTTGGATCTGTTATTTTCGTTTGTGACAATTACTTCATTTCTTTAATATGGTTTCTGTTTTAAAAACTAATAGCTTTTCAGAACTAAGGGGAAATGGCAAAATATCCAATTCCATAAAATCCTTAAAACGCAAGGCACTCGCCTAAAGGAACATAACTGTAGTAATCAATGCGATACTTAAGATATAGTTGATGGTTAGCTATACCATTAACATGAACGCGTTACTTCCCTTGAAAAATCACTTTTAGAACTTTTTGGTAAACAAATGATATAACAAACATTTCTTATAAACTTAATCCTTTATGGACTACTAAATAAAGATTATCACGATAAAGAAGCAATTGTAAATACCGATGACATCTCCGTAAACTATTCAAAGCggttaaatatgtaaacacttaTTCATAATAAGAGGGTTTAAACGTCATTTcctgaaaactttaaaaatatttttccgtgctaaatttttactaaaatttgtgAATTATTATGTCATGCAaaagtaatttaatttcatttttgtaaacTTATAACGCTGACAAAAGACAGTTTGCAATCAAACACCGATTAGAAGCAGTGCTTAACTGTCTCAGTGCGTAATGATGGGAAGTGAATGAGTACGACCTTTAAAGACTTGACAACTTGTAAGTTACAGTGGGTGGCAAGCACAGAAAAGGGATTACATAAGGCATCCAGATGGGATTATAAAGCTTCAAAACTCTATAACTTCAATAACTAGATTTAAAGTTTCATTGTTCAGTTCATGAAGCTTATTTGTACCAAGTAACTGAAACTTTTCTCAGCAATTGTTGGGGTAAAATCAAAAATTACTTAAACAATTACTTGAACAATTTTTGGTAATAGCATGTGAAAGTGGCTTAAATAAAATTCAGACTTTCGAAAATAGGGAATATAAAAGTCTGATTTGATTTTCTTGAAttatcgaaataaataaataattcaaaagagGTAAACCAATTTTTCTccctattttttctttccttattttttctatcgtatattattttaataatttcgaGTCAAAATGCTATTTATATTGACACTAGAAGCCATTCGaatagattaaaaagaaaaaaaaaactatcagtgTTTAAGACGAACATACCATCAATGTTTTTGATTTGTGACATGACATTTTCTTATCTTGAGAAAAACACGTTCAAATTGCCGCCATCTTAGGTATTCGTCTACGTGATTTCCGGGCAAACGAGCCTGCAATTTAGTTTCGATTCCCAATTGTAgccattttatttcacttatgtCCCTATTGTTGTATTTTGTGTACTTCTACTGTATGAGTTAGAGCTTCGCGTAGATTACTATTATCCAGTCAACTTCCAGTATAGTGATTAGTTGACCACTGTTTAGGGAAGATTTTGTCCTAGGGAGCTTTTGTCCTACAAAAGCCCTTCGGACAAAATTCCCTCGGTTATATTTTTTGGtcattttggggggttttttttttttctaaattttttttttacttgtttcagtcagtggactgcggccatgctgggacaccgccttgaggaatttttagtcgaatacatGACCGAAGTCtagtcactgaaacaagtaagaaggaaaaaaaaaattctggggtcaataCGTTCAACTAAATAGTCTTCAAGGCGGTACCAATTGGTATACTATATACCAAGTGGAATCAGCAAAACCGTATACCTTATACCAAGTGGAATTAGCAAAACATGGCTTTTAGGTGAGTTGGGCGAAGACCAAACTGATATATGTCAGTAATGGCCcagactctctccctctccatattGGCCCTGACATTGTGGAGTTTATGAGCTCCTTCATCTGCCTGGGATTCACAGTCACCAACAATGGGGTTCTGACCCCAGAGATCAACCGCAGATGTTGTCTGGCCACTAGGGTCATGTGCTCCCTATGGAAGCCCTTTTGGCGCCATTGCTCTCTTTCCCGGAAGATGAAGCTTCGCATCTACAATGCATTGGTTCTCTCTGTTTTCTGTGGAGCAGAAATTTGGCCTCTTACGAAGACCCTGGCAAAGAGGATCGACAGCTTCAATAGCAGAGCCCCGAGAACTACCCAGAACATCAAATGGTACCATCACGTTTCCAACAAAGAACTGTGCGCGCGTACGCATCAGTCTGCAGCCTCCTACCTCATAGCTATCCGCTGTATGCGCTGGTACGGTCATGTCCTCTGCCTCCCACCAGATCATCCTACCAGTGCCTTACTCTCATTCGATGCAGCATCAGCGGGTTGGAAGAGGTGTCATGACGAGCCCCACACCAGATGGCTGGATGTGATTAAGGAAGATCTCCAGAAGCTCGACGTCGTCTTGGAGGGTGTAGAGGGGCTGGCACAGGACTACCACCGATGGGGAACATTGATGCACCTAATCGGCTGCACGCCACAGCTCTGAGACCACCAACCTGGGATGACCCCGACCCCATCATGCAAGAGCATGAAGAAGCAAGCAAGCAGTTGCTTACTTGTTCTTTACGTTTTGATACAATGATTTCTATCACAGAATTTATATGTCAGTTGTTTCCTGATGTCATAAATCTCTAACAAAATCATGTTCTTGGCTTTACGCGAGGACATAATGATTCGAGTTCGATTTCTAGGTTGTGACTTGGTAGTTGAGACACTGCCAGTATTCTTACTACTTAAGAAATGCTCAATTTTGGTAGATTTTCTAGAATAGCGTCCACAACTCAAAGATTGTCGATGTTGTTCTGGAAGATGTGGAAAAG
Protein-coding sequences here:
- the LOC106883305 gene encoding uncharacterized protein LOC106883305 isoform X5 — its product is MSCHKSKTLMESSDEDFDIEDDSSPKKSDSKNISMLQKGCHSEKDWQRCGDDFAHLTTFKHSRKKKKAQNVSLNSEHKDFEESIELNQEDIIWSSSDEESNCELIPSSKRLTKTKEKLPKLTGKTSSNFCWPTNINDQANVKHEKIRKTVQRNLICNFGIKKEDYESSKLPSNEISVTSLVDQQEKQKEESHIKTVSTTNTSNFQYQSGVAIEDFPSDEEINSIEELSPPPSKKKNTTNSDISPEIGISSWSSSTQNSQTEIRKKASNWVEIIEVSTPMKNQGEVSEPTKIQPEISEHNSAKKKRKYISNGLAAKLLRFQARSRVDSNIRYYQQNSKLSGCSEMLTVSIEKITHQYGIVNAMCVPGTYSEKKEWIPNSNNSHCTVLFSYNKANDLKLSVGSLVQIYPPWQELSLRADCSKVLLCTNYCHKLEVPLERTSIVQTDPIHVDQQQVHWALTWNCPCSSSGSLKQCPAHACPSLTKCPTLFASNSQPLSTKEIPTSESTLTTVTIPSKRIHIDSNNTILDSIQGNPNLPQYGMCFQATILRVFLFKNYEESLDDDSQQEVLTCWSVLVEDTQGTVSLVHLPSKNSFDKENQIVPDYYAVNCIWNFYGMRVLSRANRHREPDLFSIIDTTWVCPQIPTETENEIVVCTVNQETQVTSVAKNTPGFCYEIGPQDTSFTKSGYLPAPVTIPWTMSKLDLVTLKDFQQKVNEYVGQRLTFIGKLVYNWSKCEADQNSCSIDSSGILYVTDSSISSDVPGFNYITIHYRKSFILPSQLSTVVLIKDVLIQQKIRNQ